GACCCTCGACGCAGAGCACGCTCTCGACAGGCTCGCCGAGGTGCTCGTCCCCGCGCTCGCCGACTGGTGCGTCGTGACGCTCGTCGAGGACGGGTCCGACGGCAGCTCGAACCGGCTGCGAGACCTCGGCTGCGCGCACGTCGACCCCACTGCACGGCCCCTCGTGGAGCGGTACACGTCGCTGCGGATGGCGGCGCTCACCCAGGACTCGTACATCGCTCGAGCGATGGAGGACGGCGAGGTCGTGCGCATCACCAGCGGTGCGACAGCCGCCGTCCGCGCGGTCCTCGTGCCTGGCGAGGCGCGTGACCTCATCGACGAGCTCGCTCCTGAGAGCGTCACCGTCCTCGTCCTGCAGGGGCGTGGACGGACGATGGGTCTTGTGTCGCTCTTCAACGGGGCGGGCCGCACTGCGATGAGCTCCGACGACCTCACCGTCGCCCAGGAAGTCGCCACGCGTGCTGGTCTGGCGCTCGACAACATGCGGCTGTACCGCCAGCAGCGCCAGCTCGCCGAAGGGCTGCAGCGGTCGCTCCTCACGGCCCCCGTCCAGCCGGACCACGTGCAGATCGCGGTCCGGTACGTCCCGGCGACCGAGGCGGCCCAGGTAGGTGGCGACTGGTACGACGCGTTCCTCCAGCGCACCGGCGACACCGTGCTCGTCATCGGTGACGTGGTGGGCCACGACATCGCGGCGGCAGCCAAGATGGGTGAGATCCGGTCGATGCTCCGCGGCATCGCCGTCGCGACGGGCGCGTCGCCGGCCGAGCTCCTCCGGGAGATCGACACGGCGCTCGAGACGCTCCAGTCCGAGGTCGTCGCCACGACCGTCGTCGCACGGATCGAGCAGTCGCCGGACCAGCTCGAGCGCGGGGAACGGACCGTGCGCTGGTCGAACGCCGGCCACCCGCCACCCATGGTCGTCCGGGCGGAC
This sequence is a window from Sanguibacter antarcticus. Protein-coding genes within it:
- a CDS encoding SpoIIE family protein phosphatase produces the protein MVAPPTDRVGSPDDAGLGEPTDVSAVHQLEAMPTAYFSLDTDWCFSYINAAGEKLLGSTRTELLGGNVWDLFPDAVGSDFETHYRSAMSTGQPVVFEAYYPRPLDTTYEVHAWPGRDSLGVYFQDITQRRRAQEAADRDARRDALLSEVGSCLAETLDAEHALDRLAEVLVPALADWCVVTLVEDGSDGSSNRLRDLGCAHVDPTARPLVERYTSLRMAALTQDSYIARAMEDGEVVRITSGATAAVRAVLVPGEARDLIDELAPESVTVLVLQGRGRTMGLVSLFNGAGRTAMSSDDLTVAQEVATRAGLALDNMRLYRQQRQLAEGLQRSLLTAPVQPDHVQIAVRYVPATEAAQVGGDWYDAFLQRTGDTVLVIGDVVGHDIAAAAKMGEIRSMLRGIAVATGASPAELLREIDTALETLQSEVVATTVVARIEQSPDQLERGERTVRWSNAGHPPPMVVRADGTVTPLVAATTNLLLGITLDTQRTETTAILEAGATVFLYTDGLVERRDRTLRDGQAALVAALESVADLDLEELCDEMLVRMLPPTRQDDIAIVAVRLHPQDRSRPAEAGETDVPETAPPDPAADVPGA